Proteins found in one Rahnella aquatilis CIP 78.65 = ATCC 33071 genomic segment:
- a CDS encoding nuclear transport factor 2 family protein, with product MDAVIPVEKQFQAYNNHDLDAFVSCYSTDFMAYRMPNMSPSLQGKEALRTFYQNHRFNNKALRAELISRTLLGNKVFDHEMIYGIYDTPVNSIAVFEVENGLIKTAWFYFE from the coding sequence ATGGATGCAGTTATCCCGGTAGAAAAGCAGTTTCAGGCCTATAACAACCACGATCTTGATGCTTTTGTTTCCTGCTACAGTACTGATTTTATGGCGTACCGTATGCCGAACATGTCGCCCTCTTTACAGGGCAAAGAAGCGCTCAGAACGTTTTACCAGAACCACAGATTTAACAACAAAGCGTTGCGCGCCGAGCTTATCTCAAGAACCCTGCTGGGCAACAAAGTGTTTGATCATGAAATGATTTACGGAATTTATGATACCCCCGTCAACAGTATTGCCGTATTTGAAGTCGAAAACGGGTTGATTAAAACAGCCTGGTTCTATTTTGAATAA
- the metQ gene encoding methionine ABC transporter substrate-binding lipoprotein MetQ, translating into MRITLKFSVLALSLVGALALSACDQKSQENHIKVGISAGIDQQMWETIKKTAKDKYNLDVEVVTFNDFVLPNSALSSGDIDVNSFQHRPYLDKQIKERGYKLVEVGKTFVYPIAGYSRKIKSLDQLSDNAQVAVPNDPTNLGRSLLLLQKEGLIKLKEGVGLLPTSLDIIENPKHLKIVEIEAPQLTRAIDDDKIELAIINTTYSGQVGLTPGKNGLFVEDKDSPYVNIIVAREDNKDSQAVKELVEAYQTDATVKAADAIYHGDAVKGW; encoded by the coding sequence ATGCGCATAACACTAAAATTTTCAGTTCTGGCTTTATCTCTGGTGGGCGCACTGGCGCTGAGTGCTTGTGATCAAAAATCGCAGGAAAACCACATTAAAGTGGGTATCAGTGCGGGCATCGATCAGCAGATGTGGGAAACCATCAAAAAAACCGCTAAAGACAAATACAACCTTGATGTGGAAGTCGTGACCTTCAACGATTTCGTGTTACCAAACTCGGCGCTGAGCAGCGGCGACATTGATGTAAACTCATTCCAGCACCGTCCTTATCTGGATAAACAGATCAAAGAGCGTGGCTACAAGCTGGTGGAAGTGGGCAAAACCTTTGTTTATCCGATTGCAGGATATTCCCGCAAGATAAAATCTCTCGATCAGCTCAGCGATAACGCGCAGGTTGCGGTGCCGAATGACCCGACTAACCTTGGCCGTTCGCTGTTACTGCTGCAAAAAGAAGGCTTGATCAAACTGAAAGAGGGCGTAGGTTTGCTGCCGACGTCTCTGGATATCATTGAGAATCCAAAGCACCTCAAAATTGTTGAAATCGAAGCGCCGCAGCTGACACGCGCCATTGATGACGACAAAATTGAGCTGGCGATCATCAACACCACTTATTCAGGACAGGTCGGGCTGACGCCGGGGAAAAATGGCCTGTTTGTCGAAGATAAAGATTCACCTTACGTGAATATCATCGTGGCACGCGAAGATAATAAAGACAGCCAGGCCGTGAAAGAACTGGTTGAAGCGTATCAGACGGATGCCACCGTGAAAGCGGCAGACGCTATTTATCACGGGGATGCGGTAAAAGGCTGGTAA
- a CDS encoding MFS transporter translates to MTECSSLDTRPETSAFRRWLAVYSLACGTFALVNTEFLPIGLLSPIAQSLGVTEGHAGLAVMLPGLVAAISAPLIMLFARKMDRRTLLLLLSATVIVANGIAVMAQSFNILLIGRIILGVGVGGFWSFAIPSGRRLVSEEQGARAISLITAGVAVGTVAGVPAGAFIGDLFGWRMAFMLNAVLALAFFVLQWLALPSLPAQHSIGLRAMLGVTKVAGIRYALIIGVFMAGGHFAAYTYLEPWLRFSLHLTASHISLLLMGYGVAGLLGTLTTEITVRELGVRKAFMLNMLLLSASVLVLSLFPVPLALACALVILWGLAFGALPVCLNIWTYQASPALFETGSALLVCVFQTSLALGALFGGILADSAGVSSAFLLGGVLTLLAGITIFLSRPQPAVLHAAGK, encoded by the coding sequence ATGACTGAGTGCTCATCGCTGGACACCCGGCCAGAAACTTCAGCGTTCCGCCGCTGGCTGGCGGTTTACTCACTGGCCTGCGGCACCTTCGCGCTGGTTAATACCGAATTTCTGCCGATCGGTTTACTGTCGCCTATCGCGCAATCTTTGGGTGTCACCGAGGGGCATGCCGGGCTGGCGGTGATGTTGCCCGGTTTAGTTGCCGCAATTTCTGCGCCGCTGATCATGCTGTTTGCCCGAAAAATGGATCGCCGCACCTTATTGTTGCTGCTTAGTGCGACGGTCATCGTGGCCAACGGTATCGCCGTGATGGCGCAGTCGTTCAACATTTTGCTGATCGGACGCATTATTCTGGGCGTCGGAGTGGGCGGTTTCTGGTCATTTGCCATTCCCTCCGGGCGGCGGCTGGTGTCAGAAGAGCAGGGCGCCCGGGCCATTTCGCTGATCACCGCAGGCGTGGCGGTCGGCACGGTCGCAGGGGTACCGGCGGGCGCATTTATCGGGGATCTGTTCGGCTGGCGCATGGCGTTTATGCTTAACGCCGTACTGGCGCTGGCGTTCTTCGTGCTGCAATGGCTGGCGTTGCCTTCGCTGCCAGCACAACACTCTATCGGCCTGCGTGCGATGCTGGGCGTCACGAAAGTGGCAGGGATCCGCTACGCGCTGATCATCGGCGTATTTATGGCGGGGGGTCATTTCGCAGCGTATACCTACCTCGAGCCGTGGCTGCGGTTTAGCCTGCATCTTACAGCCAGCCATATTTCTTTATTACTGATGGGCTATGGTGTGGCGGGATTGCTGGGCACGCTGACCACGGAAATCACTGTCCGTGAGCTCGGTGTCAGGAAAGCGTTTATGCTCAATATGCTGCTGCTCAGCGCCTCGGTGCTGGTGTTGTCGCTGTTCCCGGTGCCGCTGGCGCTGGCCTGTGCACTGGTGATCCTCTGGGGATTAGCGTTTGGTGCGTTACCGGTATGTCTGAATATCTGGACGTATCAGGCGTCGCCTGCGTTGTTTGAAACCGGCTCGGCGTTGCTGGTGTGTGTCTTCCAGACGTCGCTGGCGCTGGGCGCATTGTTTGGCGGCATCCTCGCTGACAGCGCGGGCGTCAGCAGCGCCTTCCTGCTCGGCGGTGTGCTGACATTGCTGGCCGGTATCACCATTTTCCTGTCCCGTCCTCAGCCTGCGGTATTACACGCTGCGGGCAAATGA
- the tnpA gene encoding IS200/IS605-like element IS1541D family transposase, with protein MGDEKSLAHTRWNCKYHIVFAPKYRRQVFYGEKRRAVGSILRKLCEWKNVHILEAECCADHIHMLVEIPPKMSVSSFMGYLKGKSSLMLYEQFGDLKFKYRNREFWCRGYYVDTVGKNTSKIQEYIKHQLEQDKLGEQLSIPYPGSPFTGGK; from the coding sequence ATGGGGGACGAAAAGAGCTTAGCGCACACCCGATGGAACTGTAAATATCACATAGTTTTCGCGCCTAAATACCGAAGGCAGGTCTTCTACGGCGAGAAACGCCGTGCAGTAGGGAGTATTTTAAGAAAACTGTGTGAATGGAAAAATGTGCACATTCTGGAAGCAGAATGCTGTGCAGATCACATCCATATGCTTGTGGAAATCCCGCCGAAGATGAGTGTATCGAGCTTCATGGGGTATCTGAAGGGCAAAAGTAGTCTGATGCTATATGAACAATTTGGTGATCTTAAATTCAAATACAGGAACAGGGAGTTTTGGTGCCGAGGGTATTATGTAGATACAGTGGGTAAAAATACATCGAAGATCCAGGAATACATAAAGCACCAACTGGAGCAGGATAAACTAGGGGAACAGTTATCAATCCCGTATCCAGGGAGCCCGTTTACGGGCGGTAAGTAA
- a CDS encoding DMT family transporter — MFKIYLILAVSICAETLATTMMKASNGFTRLIPSVIVVVGYAISFYGLSQVVKVMHIGIAYAIWAGMGIFLVSAMSFFIYKQRLDTPALIGMGCIALGIMIIQLYSKSVSH; from the coding sequence ATGTTCAAAATATATCTGATCCTCGCTGTTTCTATCTGCGCGGAAACACTGGCGACGACCATGATGAAAGCGTCTAATGGATTCACCCGGTTAATTCCGAGCGTCATTGTGGTTGTCGGTTATGCCATATCGTTTTATGGCCTTTCTCAGGTTGTTAAAGTGATGCATATCGGCATCGCCTACGCTATCTGGGCAGGAATGGGGATTTTCCTTGTTTCAGCCATGTCATTTTTCATCTACAAACAGCGGCTTGATACCCCGGCGCTGATTGGCATGGGCTGCATCGCTCTCGGCATTATGATCATCCAGCTTTATTCTAAATCTGTGTCGCATTAA